A part of Helicobacter ibis genomic DNA contains:
- a CDS encoding metal ABC transporter permease produces MIDLLSYSFIHNAIIGSFFTSVICGIIGTLVVANRIVFLAGGIAHSVYGGVGISVFFGLPILLGSTLFSVICALILSYMLLRSKERIDSIIGSLWAFGMALGIILVELTPGYSKDFMSFLFGSILSIGLHDIYYMSSFSVCLVLFIFLFYKAIIAVMYDSDFAYLRGINTNLFSTILMVLIALGIVLSMQSVGIILIVALLSIPAYISELFCKNLYTMMLLSSVISFISSILGIVLAYFYNLQAGSSIVLVLSIISAIMFLSKYVYSKLIQRV; encoded by the coding sequence TTGATTGATCTTTTAAGTTATAGCTTTATACATAATGCAATAATTGGCTCTTTTTTTACAAGCGTAATTTGCGGAATCATAGGCACTCTTGTAGTGGCCAATAGAATTGTATTTCTAGCTGGTGGAATAGCACATAGTGTATATGGTGGAGTTGGGATTTCTGTGTTTTTTGGATTACCAATTTTGCTTGGTTCTACACTCTTTAGCGTTATATGTGCATTAATCTTATCTTATATGCTATTAAGATCCAAAGAAAGGATAGATTCAATAATTGGCTCTCTATGGGCTTTTGGCATGGCATTGGGGATTATACTAGTAGAGCTAACGCCTGGATATAGCAAAGATTTTATGAGTTTTCTTTTTGGTAGCATTTTAAGCATTGGTTTGCATGATATTTACTATATGTCCAGCTTTAGCGTATGCTTGGTGCTATTTATATTTTTGTTCTATAAAGCAATAATAGCCGTTATGTATGATAGTGATTTTGCTTATTTAAGAGGTATAAATACAAATCTTTTTAGCACTATTTTGATGGTTTTAATCGCTTTGGGAATTGTGCTTAGTATGCAATCAGTTGGAATTATACTAATAGTAGCCTTACTTAGCATACCTGCATATATTTCAGAGCTATTTTGCAAGAATCTTTATACAATGATGTTACTATCAAGTGTTATTTCATTTATATCCTCAATACTTGGTATTGTTCTTGCGTACTTTTATAATCTACAAGCAGGTTCTAGCATTGTTCTAGTTTTAAGTATAATATCAGCAATAATGTTCTTATCTAAATATGTTTATAGTAAATTAATACAAAGGGTATGA
- a CDS encoding DUF2972 domain-containing protein, with protein MKELVESLLKYTKINPETISIDVFNLILLQNKTQILEWITSDTFKKTYKNNKYAPMFNPDTFNYLNVSPELAWTLNMPLPPYFNFYMIASHATGNNAMWDALKVAGGGAEIISSQSGQAFEQYSYLYQTILKYNNKYKFTYISLNNFVVNDENADKLYALMPYKDAFCLFRDPISLLSSCINIQLNNPNIPRDINLTYNIDEIIKNAVAYGCGYNFNKFPNLDLIPFYVAFRYMHFNTTNFLEKLINLDMSNMLFIDTSEIVGEGIIEVLKRLSSKFNFPLDSQALELNKDRLTNQKTKYLSLIGFNLHINDIDIHKKINCMDNETINHKDSIIISIQNDLHQKECNITEMFFKKETIKGITISTTYEHYKKFIQNQQIIKVAHGFLHKFINLILEQQKIEDSKKVDLDTIIDYLLENKTTLEYFLSTIEHYKKPLLKNNRKDIIEKWKHYAKLLEKAK; from the coding sequence ATGAAGGAACTAGTAGAATCGCTTTTAAAATACACAAAAATTAATCCAGAGACAATATCTATTGATGTTTTTAATTTAATACTTTTGCAAAACAAAACTCAAATATTAGAATGGATAACCTCTGATACATTTAAAAAAACATATAAAAACAATAAATATGCTCCAATGTTCAATCCAGACACTTTTAACTATCTAAATGTATCACCAGAGTTAGCATGGACATTAAATATGCCACTACCTCCATACTTCAACTTCTATATGATAGCCTCACACGCTACTGGAAATAATGCTATGTGGGATGCCCTAAAAGTGGCGGGGGGGGGGGCAGAAATAATCTCTTCTCAAAGTGGGCAAGCATTTGAACAATACTCTTATCTCTATCAAACAATCTTAAAATATAATAATAAATACAAATTTACATATATATCACTAAATAATTTTGTTGTTAATGATGAAAATGCAGATAAATTATATGCTCTAATGCCATATAAAGACGCATTCTGTCTCTTTAGAGATCCTATATCTTTGCTTTCTTCATGTATTAATATACAACTAAACAACCCAAATATACCAAGAGATATAAACTTAACTTACAATATAGACGAAATTATAAAGAATGCTGTTGCATATGGCTGTGGATACAACTTTAATAAATTTCCAAATTTAGATTTAATCCCTTTTTATGTCGCATTTAGATATATGCATTTTAATACCACAAACTTTTTAGAAAAATTAATAAATTTAGATATGAGCAATATGCTATTTATTGATACTAGCGAGATAGTAGGAGAAGGTATTATTGAAGTTTTAAAAAGATTATCTAGTAAATTTAATTTTCCACTAGATAGCCAAGCTTTAGAGTTAAATAAAGATAGGCTTACAAATCAAAAGACAAAATACCTATCCTTGATTGGCTTTAATTTACACATAAATGATATTGACATACATAAGAAAATAAACTGCATGGACAATGAAACGATTAACCATAAAGATAGTATTATAATTTCTATACAAAATGATTTACACCAAAAAGAATGCAACATTACAGAAATGTTTTTTAAAAAAGAAACAATAAAAGGCATCACAATAAGCACTACTTATGAGCACTATAAAAAGTTTATACAAAATCAACAAATAATAAAAGTAGCACATGGTTTCTTACATAAATTCATAAACCTAATACTAGAACAACAAAAAATAGAAGATAGTAAAAAAGTGGATTTAGACACCATAATAGATTATTTATTAGAGAATAAAACGACACTTGAATACTTTTTAAGCACTATAGAACACTATAAAAAACCACTACTTAAAAACAATAGGAAAGATATTATAGAAAAATGGAAACATTATGCAAAACTTTTAGAAAAAGCAAAGTAG
- a CDS encoding DUF5408 family protein yields the protein MEYIENIAKRAIKIAIISCVITTIFAFISLWIMLNQITATANLVKEHRELQKKVELLEQNQKVE from the coding sequence ATGGAATATATAGAAAACATCGCAAAAAGAGCAATAAAAATTGCAATTATCTCATGTGTAATTACTACAATTTTTGCATTTATAAGTTTATGGATTATGCTAAATCAAATAACCGCCACTGCAAATCTAGTAAAAGAACACAGAGAATTACAAAAAAAAGTAGAGCTATTAGAGCAAAATCAAAAAGTGGAATAA
- a CDS encoding glycosyltransferase, translated as MCNSDAFVYSFWYDKTGSVDRVSINEVLCIASYIANNNKFILYTYNPKDPYMLFLRDCISYVDNSKLFEIRDANEIINKREMFFDTGAGGGIAAFSDYFRYSLLCKFGGWWVDMDTICLRDFSVIRDNIVFASERKLYSSGIQAATCVIKSNKDSEVMNSINFIAKNKIDSYFSNRNTKIDKIPWGVIGPVFLSEFINLNNLQSHVAGPNVFCEIDWFCIEKFISPYAIVDFSNAYCLHMWNAMWERNGLPKNHTYPKGSIIEYFKERYLPKDVISKFQNIEIDFHSIIDMKFRNK; from the coding sequence ATGTGTAATAGTGATGCCTTTGTTTATAGCTTTTGGTATGATAAAACAGGAAGTGTAGATAGAGTTAGCATAAATGAAGTTTTATGTATAGCCTCCTATATAGCAAATAATAATAAATTTATCTTATATACTTACAATCCAAAAGATCCTTATATGCTATTTTTGCGAGACTGCATAAGCTATGTGGATAATTCTAAATTATTTGAAATAAGAGATGCTAATGAAATTATAAATAAAAGAGAAATGTTTTTTGATACTGGTGCTGGTGGCGGGATAGCAGCATTTAGCGATTATTTTAGATATTCATTATTGTGTAAGTTTGGTGGTTGGTGGGTTGATATGGATACCATATGCCTTAGAGATTTTAGTGTTATTAGAGATAATATTGTTTTTGCTAGTGAAAGGAAACTTTATTCTAGTGGAATTCAAGCTGCCACTTGTGTGATAAAGTCAAATAAAGATAGTGAAGTAATGAATAGTATAAATTTTATTGCTAAAAATAAAATAGATTCTTATTTTTCGAATAGAAATACAAAAATAGACAAAATACCATGGGGTGTTATTGGTCCTGTTTTTTTGAGCGAGTTTATAAATTTAAACAATCTACAAAGTCATGTAGCTGGTCCAAATGTATTTTGTGAAATTGATTGGTTTTGTATCGAAAAATTTATTTCTCCATATGCTATAGTAGATTTTAGCAATGCTTACTGTCTCCATATGTGGAATGCCATGTGGGAGAGAAATGGATTGCCTAAAAATCATACATATCCGAAAGGTAGCATTATCGAGTATTTTAAAGAAAGATATTTGCCAAAAGATGTTATATCTAAATTTCAAAATATAGAAATTGATTTCCATTCTATAATAGATATGAAATTTAGAAATAAATAG
- a CDS encoding CZB domain-containing protein, with protein MENVNGEVARFSEVAQTSMNVRKDSENVLDTTFIGLVKLDHLLFKMNGYKAIIDDNREIKLANHHECRLGKWYEEGAGKQFFSKLPDYASLEQVHAGVHDNFNNALDIFRANGIENEKSCADIMSAFKSGEIASDGVVEVLDKLLASKLEERK; from the coding sequence ATGGAAAATGTAAATGGAGAGGTTGCTAGATTCTCTGAAGTTGCTCAAACATCAATGAATGTTAGAAAAGATTCTGAAAATGTGCTTGATACTACATTTATAGGACTTGTAAAATTAGATCACTTATTGTTTAAAATGAATGGTTATAAAGCTATCATAGATGATAATAGAGAAATAAAACTTGCAAATCATCATGAGTGTAGGCTTGGAAAGTGGTATGAAGAAGGTGCAGGTAAGCAATTTTTTAGTAAATTGCCTGATTATGCTTCATTAGAACAAGTTCATGCTGGTGTGCATGATAACTTCAATAATGCGTTAGATATATTTAGAGCAAATGGTATTGAGAATGAAAAATCTTGTGCTGATATTATGTCTGCATTTAAAAGTGGTGAGATTGCATCCGATGGAGTTGTAGAAGTGCTTGATAAACTTCTTGCTTCAAAGCTAGAAGAAAGGAAGTAG
- a CDS encoding nitroreductase family protein, whose amino-acid sequence MEDTFKKIIEQRYACREFGDESIPKEQLDYILEAGRLSPSSLGLEPWRFYVTTNKERKQEICKIAKNQNHVGACGAIIILVARLDFGEYFVEKLQKRNMSQEELDKRIKVYKPFIDSMDINQKYAYAREQTFLALGNLANATKAIGLDSCIIGGFDNDLLDSYLKLDVTKERSSIILVVGKAKICDITKKTRFAKEEIIRRLD is encoded by the coding sequence ATGGAGGATACATTTAAAAAAATAATTGAGCAAAGATATGCTTGTAGAGAGTTTGGCGATGAAAGTATCCCAAAAGAACAATTAGATTATATTTTAGAAGCAGGTAGATTATCTCCTAGTTCATTGGGGTTAGAGCCTTGGAGATTCTATGTGACAACCAACAAAGAAAGAAAACAAGAAATATGTAAAATTGCAAAAAATCAAAATCATGTAGGTGCTTGTGGAGCAATTATTATACTTGTTGCTAGACTCGACTTTGGCGAATACTTTGTAGAAAAGTTACAAAAAAGAAATATGTCGCAAGAAGAATTAGATAAAAGAATAAAAGTATATAAGCCCTTTATAGATTCTATGGATATTAACCAAAAATACGCATATGCAAGAGAACAGACATTTTTGGCATTGGGGAATTTGGCAAATGCAACAAAGGCTATTGGTTTAGATTCTTGTATTATAGGTGGATTTGATAATGATTTGTTGGATAGTTATTTAAAGCTTGATGTAACTAAAGAGAGATCATCAATAATATTGGTGGTAGGTAAGGCTAAAATTTGTGATATAACCAAAAAGACAAGGTTTGCTAAAGAGGAAATAATTAGAAGATTGGACTAA
- a CDS encoding argininosuccinate synthase domain-containing protein, whose product MKALALFSGGLDSLLSIKIIKDLGIDVLAVHFNIGFGARKDKSEILRNTLKQVGVELKIVDIKKQFFEDVLFKPKYGYGRFFNPCIDCHANMFSHALSMMKEEGASFVISGEVLGQRPKSQRSEALGQVERLCGGEGLILRPMCAKLLPPTIPEINGWVDREKLLDIHGRGRDRQLQLVKDYGIEVFEKPGGGCLLTDTSIANKIKDLHGHREVIFEDMELVKYGRYFVLPNGARCVIARNQDENEKLSFNHPKMSKIELVDCKGPLGLIEKEATNEDKELAIAITLAYGKTEAGSLYKVNFEGNTIERSPIDNKDSAREYLLNL is encoded by the coding sequence ATGAAAGCATTAGCTCTATTTAGTGGCGGACTTGATAGTTTATTGTCTATTAAGATTATAAAAGATTTAGGGATTGATGTATTGGCGGTTCATTTTAACATAGGCTTTGGAGCAAGAAAAGATAAAAGTGAGATTTTAAGAAACACACTAAAACAGGTTGGAGTTGAGTTAAAAATAGTAGATATTAAAAAGCAATTCTTTGAAGATGTGCTTTTTAAGCCAAAATATGGCTATGGGAGATTCTTTAATCCATGTATTGATTGCCATGCTAATATGTTCTCTCATGCTTTATCCATGATGAAAGAAGAGGGTGCCAGTTTTGTAATTAGTGGTGAGGTATTAGGTCAAAGACCAAAGAGTCAAAGAAGTGAAGCTTTAGGGCAGGTTGAGAGGTTATGTGGCGGAGAGGGGCTTATTTTGCGTCCTATGTGTGCTAAGTTGCTTCCTCCAACAATACCAGAGATAAATGGCTGGGTAGATAGAGAAAAATTACTTGATATACATGGTAGGGGTAGAGATAGGCAATTGCAACTTGTAAAAGATTATGGCATTGAAGTGTTTGAGAAGCCTGGTGGTGGTTGTTTATTAACAGATACAAGCATAGCAAACAAAATAAAAGACTTGCATGGTCATAGAGAAGTTATTTTTGAAGATATGGAGCTTGTAAAGTATGGCAGGTATTTTGTGCTTCCAAATGGTGCTAGATGTGTGATAGCTAGAAATCAAGATGAGAATGAAAAGCTATCATTTAATCACCCTAAAATGAGCAAAATAGAGCTTGTAGATTGCAAAGGACCATTAGGACTCATAGAAAAAGAAGCAACAAATGAGGATAAAGAATTAGCAATTGCAATTACTCTAGCATATGGAAAGACTGAAGCTGGTAGTTTATATAAGGTGAATTTTGAAGGCAATACAATAGAGAGAAGCCCAATAGATAATAAAGATAGTGCTAGAGAGTATTTATTGAATCTATAA